From the genome of Triticum aestivum cultivar Chinese Spring chromosome 3B, IWGSC CS RefSeq v2.1, whole genome shotgun sequence, one region includes:
- the LOC123070375 gene encoding glycine dehydrogenase (decarboxylating) 1, mitochondrial produces MERARRLASRALLRRLLAASSSATSPAPSRGVSTLAPKPAAGSRPRARPAHQYTPGRPVSVSALQPSDTFPRRHNSATPAEQAVMASECGFNTLDALIDATVPAAIRAPPMQFTGKFDAGFTESQMLEHMAHLASMNKTYKSFIGMGYYNTHIPAVILRNLMENPAWYTQYTPYQAEIAQGRLESLLNYQTMVADLTGLPMSNASLLDEATAAAEAMAMCLGIVKSKKKTFLIASNCHPQTIDICQTRATGFDINVVVSAAKDFDYSSGDVCGVLVQYPGTEGEVLDYAEFVKDAHAHGVKVVMATDLLALTTLRPPGEIGADIAVGSAQRFGVPMGYGGPHAAFLATSQEYKRLMPGRIIGVSVDSSGKPALRMAMQTREQHIRRDKATSNICTAQALLANMAAMYAVYHGPAGLKAIADRVHGLAGTFAHGLKKLGTVTVQELPYFDTVKITCADANAIAEEARKSEMNLRVVDANTITVAFDETTTLEDVDKLFKVFSGGKPVDFTAESIAPEVSSSIPPSLVRDSPYLTHPIFSMYHTEHELLRYLHKLQSKDLSLCHSMIPLGSCTMKLNATVEMMPVTDPKFANMHPFAPIDQAAGYHEMFDNLGDLLNTITGFDSFSLQPNAGASGEYAGLMVIRAYHKARGDHHRNVCIIPVSAHGTNPASAAMCGMKIVAVGTDAKGNINIEELRKAAEANKDNLSALMVTYPSTHGVYEEGIDEICRIIHENGGQVYMDGANMNAQVGLTSPGFIGADVCHLNLHKTFCIPHGGGGPGMGPIGVKKHLAPFLPSHPVIPTGGFPLPEKTDPLGSISAAPWGSALILPISYTYIAMMGSQGLTEASKIAILNANYMAKRLEKHYPVLFRGVNGTVAHEFIIDLRGFKATAGIEPEDVAKRLMDYGFHGPTMSWPVPGTLMIEPTESESKAELDRFCDALISIREEIAQVENGKADAHNNVLKGAPHPPQLLMGDAWTKPYSREYAAFPAAWLRGAKFWPTTCRVDNVYGDRNLICTLQQASQVAEEAAAATA; encoded by the exons ATGGAGCGCGCACGCCGCCTCGCCAGCCGCGCGCTGCTGCGCCGCCTCCTCGCGGCCTCCTCGTCCGCCACGTCCCCGGCCCCGTCCCGCGGCGTCTCCACCCTGGCGCCCAAGCCGGCGGCCGGGTCGCGCCCCCGCGCGCGCCCGGCCCACCAGTACACGCCCGGCCGGCCCGTCTCCGTGTCGGCGCTGCAGCCCAGCGACACCTTCCCGCGGAGGCACAACTCCGCCACCCCCGCCGAGCAGGCCGTCATGGCGTCCGAGTGCGGCTTCAACACCCTCGACGCGCTCATCGACGCAACCGTCCCGGCCGCAATCCGCGCGCCGCCGATGCAGTTCACCGGCAAGTTCGACGCCGGCTTCACCGAGTCGCAGATGCTCGAACACATGGCGCACCTCGCCTCCATGAACAAGACCTACAAGTCCTTCATCGGGATGGGCTACTACAACACCCACATCCCGGCCGTCATACTGCGGAACCTCATGGAGAACCCCGCGTGGTACACGCAGTACACGCCCTACCAGGCGGAGATCGCGCAGGGCCGTCTCGAGTCGCTGCTCAACTACCAGACCATGGTCGCTGACCTCACCGGCCTGCCCATGTCCAACGCCTCGCTGCTCGAcgaggccaccgccgccgccgaggccatGGCCATGTGCCTCGGCATCgtcaagtccaagaagaagacctTCCTCATCGCATCCAACTGCCACCCGCAGACCATCGACATCTGCCAGACGCGTGCCACCGGCTTCGACATCAACGTCGTCGTCTCGGCCGCCAAGGACTTCGACTACAGCAGCGGCGACGTGTGCGGCGTGCTTGTGCAGTATCCCGGCACGGAGGGGGAGGTGCTGGACTATGCCGAGTTCGTCAAGGACGCGCACGCGCACGGCGTCAAGGTGGTCATGGCCACTGACCTGCTCGCGCTCACCACGCTGCGCCCGCCGGGCGAGATTGGCGCCGATATCGCCGTGGGCTCCGCGCAACGGTTCGGCGTGCCCATGGGGTACGGCGGCCCGCACGCTGCGTTCCTCGCCACCTCCCAGGAGTACAAGCGGTTGATGCCCGGCCGCATCATCGGAGTGAGCGTCGACTCCAGCGGCAAGCCCGCGCTCCGCATGGCGATGCAGACCAGGGAGCAGCACATCCGGCGAGACAAGGCCaccagcaacatctgcaccgcgcAG GCGTTGCTCGCCAACATGGCGGCTATGTATGCTGTCTACCATGGGCCTGCTGGCCTGAAGGCGATCGCCGACCGTGTCCATGGCCTGGCTGGTACTTTCGCCCATGGTTTGAAGAAGCTCGGGACAGTGACAGTGCAGGAGCTGCCCTACTTCGACACAGTCAAGATCACTTGCGCCGATGCTAATGCGATTGCTGAGGAGGCCCGCAAAAGCGAGATGAACCTTCGCGTTGTCGACGCAAACACG ATCACCGTTGCCTTCGATGAGACCACCACCTTGGAGGATGTTGACAAGCTGTTCAAGGTTTTCTCTGGTGGCAAGCCA GTGGACTTCACAGCTGAATCCATCGCACCTGAGGTCTCAAGCTCAATTCCTCCCAGCCTTGTGCGCGACAGCCCCTACTTGACTCACCCAATCTTTAGCAT GTACCACACTGAGCACGAGCTCCTCCGTTACCTGCATAAGTTGCAATCCAAGGATCTCTCACTGTGCCACAGTATGATCCCTCTTGGTTCTTGCACCATGAAACTAAATGCTACCGTCGAGATGATGCCTGTCACTGATCCTAAGTTCGCCAACATGCACCCATTTGCCCCTATTGATCAAGCTGCAGGCTATCAT GAAATGTTTGACAACCTGGGCGATCTGTTGAACACCATCACTGGTTTTGATTCGTTCTCTTTGCAACCGAATGCTGGTGCTTCAGGAGAGTATGCTGGACTGATGGTTATTCGGGCCTACCACAAG GCAAGAGGAGACCACCACCGAAATGTCTGCATCATTCCTGTCTCTGCGCACGGTACAAACCCTGCAAGTGCTGCTATGTGTGGAATGAAGATTGTTGCCGTTGGAACTGATGCCAAAGGTAACATTAACATTGAGGAGTTGAGGAAAGCTGCTGAAGCAAACAAGGACAACCTGTCTGCTCTGATG GTTACCTATCCTTCAACCCATGGAGTCTACGAAGAAGGCATTGATGAGATATGCAGGATTATTCATGAGAACGGCGGTCAGGTCTATATGGATGGAGCTAACATGAACGCTCAG GTTGGGTTGACAAGCCCTGGTTTTATTGGAGCAGATGTTTGCCATCTTAACCTTCACAAGACATTTTGCATTCCACATGGTGGAGGTGGTCCTGGCATGGGTCCTATTGGTGTCAAGAAGCACTTGGCGCCATTTTTGCCATCTCATCCAGTG ATCCCCACTGGTGGCTTCCCTCTTCCTGAGAAAACCGACCCTCTTGGTTCCATTTCTGCTGCTCCATGGGGATCTGCTTTGATTCTTCCAATTTCGTACACCTACATAGCCATGATGGGCTCTCAGGGACTCACTGAAGCTTCAAAGATTGCTATCCTGAACGCGAACTACATGGCAAAGCGTCTGGAG AAACACTACCCGGTTCTTTTCCGTGGAGTCAATGGAACTGTTGCCCATGAATTCATCATTGATCTAAGAGGGTTCAAG GCAACTGCCGGTATTGAGCCCGAGGATGTGGCGAAGCGCTTGATGGACTATGGATTCCATGGACCAACCATGTCATGGCCTGTTCCAGGCACACTTATGATTGAACCCACTGAGAGTGAAAGCAAG GCTGAACTAGACAGGTTCTGTGATGCCCTTATCTCTATCAGGGAGGAAATTGCACAGGTAGAAAATGGCAAAGCAGATGCGCACAACAATGTCCTGAAG GGCGCTCCTCACCCACCCCAACTCCTGATGGGTGACGCATGGACTAAGCCATACTCTAGGGAGTATGCTGCGTTCCCGGCGGCGTGGCTTCGGGGTGCCAAGTTCTGGCCAACGACAT GTCGTGTGGACAACGTGTACGGGGATCGCAACCTGATCTGCACTCTGCAGCAGGCATCCCAGGTGGCGGAGGAAGCTGCAGCTGCCACCGCGTAA